GATTATGTAATGTACGCACTGTACAGTTTATTAATATATTCAAATCTATCAATATATAGTGAGACATGGAGGTTCGAAAAGTGGAGAGGATATCGAAGGCGTTGAGCGATCCCAGTCGTATTCTCATTTTGCAACAATTGCGTGAAAAAGAGGACTGTTTATATTGTCATGAAATATCCGATTTTATCGACCTGACCCAACCGTCCATTTCACACCACGTTAAACAGCTGGCAGACGCCGATCTGATCCTGACGGAAAAAGAAGGAAGAAACGTAAAATACAAGCTTAACAAATTGGTACTGAATGAATACGTTCAGTTTCTGAACACATTACAGGTTTAACAAGACCTGGTAAGTTTTGCAAACTTGCCAAGTCTCTCGCTCAAATAAATCGATACATTTAAATACTTAAATTAATTAATCAATCCATGGAAAAGACAATCCACTCTGCAAAAATCATATCAGGCCTCATTATTACGGGTGTGATATTATTGTCGGTGTATTTGAAAGGATATACCTCAGAAAAAGAAAAACCAACCACAAAAGCCCCGGCTGCTCAGCAACCTACAGGTGTGCCCGTTGACGGCCAGGTACTTCGCTCGGAATCGTTAAATGAAGAAATGGTCGTTTCGGGAACGCTGATGGCGAATCAGGAAGTAAGTATCAGCAGCGAGCTGAATAGGAAAGTAGTTGCGGTTTACGCGAAAGAAGGAAAGTTCGTCAATGCAGGAGCGATACTTTTCAAGCTCGACGACGCGGACCTGATCGCGGAACTGGAGCAATTGAAACAACAGGAAAAACTGGTATTGTTGAACGAAAGGAGACTTAAAGAATTGATTGACAACGAGGCTGCCATTCAACAGGATTACGATCAGGCATTTACAAATCTGAAAGTGTTGCAAGCCAAAATCGAGCAGCTGAAAGTGACGCTCGCGAAGACCAGTATTCGTGCACCATTCAGTGGTAATCTTGGGATTGTCAATGTTCACACGGGTGCTTATGTTACTCCCGGCAGCCCGCTGGCTGTGCTTACGGATAACAGCCACCTCAAAATTGACTTCGCTATTCCCGAAAAACATGCTAATACGCTGAAAACCGGAGACGAAGTGCAATACAATGTCGAGTCCAACGACAAGATTTACAAAGCGAAGATCGTTGCGCACGACGCAGGTCTTGATCAGAAAACCAGGACGCTGTTAATGCGTGCCGTATCGAATAACAGCAGCAACGAACTGTTGCCGGGCCAAAGTGCCAGACTGACCTTACGTTTAAGCAATACCGGTAACGCTTTGATGGTCCCCAACCAGGCGCTAATCCCGTCGTCGCAAGGTTATAGTGTGTTTGTTGTCAATAATAATAAAGCAAGTTTCAAACCTATTGAAGTGGGCGAGCGTAATGCGTTTTCCGTGCATGTGACGAAGGGATTGGCTCCCGGCGACACGGTGATCACCAGCAATATGCTTCGTTTGGCCCCCGGTTCTGCCGTACAATTGGTCTCAATTCATTAAAAACATCTATTTGTCATGAGTGCGATTTCTCAAGTAAGTATTTCCCGGCCGGTTCTGGCCGGGGTAATGTCTGTACTGCTTATACTTTTCGGTATCGTTGGTTATACCTTTCTGGGAACGCGGGAATATCCCGTCACAGATTCCCCGATCGTGATGGTAACCACGGTATATCCGGGAGCGAGCGCGGACATCATTGCCTCCCAGGTGACCAAACCATTGGAGGAAGCTATTGCCGAAGCAAATGGAATACGTTCAGTATCATCCACTTCCCGTGAACAAGTGAGTATCATTACCGTTGAATTTGAACTGAATGCGGACCTGGAAGCAGCGGCTAATGATGTGCGTGACAAAGTTTCCAAATCACGCCAGCAATTGCCTGCGGACATTGAACCTACTGTTGTTGAAAAGGCCGGTACCAATGATATTCTGGTGTTTTTGACTGTTCAAAGTAAGACAAAGACGCTCGAAGACGTAACGGATTTTGTCAATATCAACATTAAGGAGCGTTTGCAATCGATCCCTGGCGTGAGGTTGGTGGAGTCGTATGCAGGTAGAAAACGGGCGATGCGACTCAGAATGGATCCGGTGAAACTCGCGGCTTACGGCCTGACACCATTGGACATTCAGACTGCCTTGCAACGTGAAAATGTGGATTTGCCAAGTGGCCGCATTGAAGGTGAAAATACGGAAGTGACGCTGCGGACGCAGGGACGACTGGTTACCGAGGAAGATTTCAACAACATGATCCTTCGTGAAAGCGGTGGCGCTATTGTCCGGTTCAAAGATGTAGGTCAGGCTATTATGTCGTCGCAAAATGAGCGTACTGCCATGATCATTTATAATGGTAAAACGGCTGAGTATGGCGTTGGGACTGGCGTTAGCCCGCAACGCGGAGCAAATTCCCTGGCTATCGTGGATGATTTTACCAAACGGTTTGAAGAGATCAAAAAGTCGGCCCCAAAAGAATATGAAATTGCATTGGGGAAAGATTTTACTATTCCTGTAAGAAACTCACTTTCAGAAGTTGAAGAAACATTGTTACTCGCTTTTGCGCTCGTTTCTCTGATCATTTTCGTGTTCCTGAGAGACTGGCGAAGCACGGTTATTCCTTTGCTGGCGATCCCGGTGTCTATTATTTCAGCATTCTTTATCATGTACGTAGCTGGGTTCTCGATCAATGTACTTACGCTATTGGGGCTGGTACTGGCAATCGGGCTTGTGGTGGATGATGCGATCATTGTTTTGGAAAATATATATAGTAAGGTAGAGCAGGGGATGTCGCCGGTACAGGCTGCGCGGCTGGGTTCCAATGAAATCTATTTTGCAGTAATTTCTACGACGATCACATTGGTAGCAGTGTTCCTGCCGATTTTGTTCCTGGGTGGCTTGACAGGCCGTTTGTTTAAAGAATTCGCGATCGTAGTAGCAGGTTCCGTGACCGTTTCAGCTTTTGTCGCCCTGACATTAACCCCCATGATGAGTGCCTATCTGCTCAAATCGGGCACTTCCCACAATTGGCTTTACAAAAAAACAGAGCCGTGGTTTATCGCCATGAACAATGTATATGCACGCTCGTTGAATGCTTTTATGAAAGTGCGCTGGGTAGGCATCGTGCTGCTGCTGGCATCATTCGGTGTTGCTTACTGGCTCGCTCCGAAGCTTCCTTCTGAGCTGGCACCATTGGAAGACCGGTCAATGATAGGTCTGGCAGTGATTGCTCCTGAGGGAACGTCGTTTGAAAGTATGGAGCAGAGTATGAAGCAAATCGGGACTTATATCAGCGACTCCATTCCTGACCTCAACGCGGAACGTACTTACACGGCTGTGGCAGCAGGATTGGGAACATTGGCACAGCCGGTCAACGGAGGTTTTCAATGGATATTCCTGAAAGAGCCTAAGGAACGTAAAAGTGGGCTTAGCCAGGCGCAGATTTTCCAGAAACTGGTAGTAGCCTCGCAGCAATTCAGAAATGTATTGATCATTCCGGTCCAAACGCCGACCATTGGTGGCTACGGAAATACCCAGCCTGTGCAATACGTAATCCAGGCACCTAGTTTGAATGGCCTGATTGGAGTAATGCCGAAATTAATGACTGCGGTCGGTAGCAATAAAAAACTCGTTTTTGCTGATGCGGATTTCAAGATTAACCGTCCCGAAATTAGCATTAACATTGACCGCCAGCGTGCTGCTCAGCTTGGGATTTCGACACAATCGATCGGGCAAACGCTGCAATTGGCGCTCAGTAGCAGACGTTACGGCTACTTCATTCATAATGATCGCCAGTACGAAGTAATCGGCCAGCTGGACCGTAAAGACCGCTCGGCACCTTTTGACCTCAAATCGTTATACCTGAAATCGGGAAGCGGCGAAATGGTTTCGCTGGACAACCTGACGAAGCAAAATGAAGGTATCAGTCCGCCCGCTATTTACCGATATAACCAGTCGTACAGTGCTACCATATCGGCCACACCGGCCGCAGGAACAAGTTTAGGAGAAGCCATTCAGGAGCTGGATAAGATCACCGCAAAAGAATTACCGAAAGGTTTCACTACCGCATTGGCTGGCCAAAGCCGCGACTATTCCGAAAGTAGTTCCAGTCTGATCTTCGCATTCGTATTTGCCATTGTGCTCATTTACCTGGTACTGGCGGCGCAATTTGAAAGTCTGGTGGATCCATTTATTATACTTTTAACCGTTCCAATGGCACTTACCGGTGCATTGCTCAGCTTATGGTTCACTGCTCAAACGGTTAATATTTTCAGCCAGATCGGTATCATCATGCTCATCGGGCTGATCACCAAAAATGGTATCCTGATCGTCGAATTTGCCAACCAGAGCAAGGAAGAGGGTAGTACTACATTTGAAGCTGCTAAAATTGCCGCTGTATCCCGTTTCCGTCCGATCCTGATGACCACATTGGCAATGATTTTCGGAACATTACCGATCGCACTTTCACTGGGAACTGCCT
The genomic region above belongs to Dyadobacter pollutisoli and contains:
- a CDS encoding efflux RND transporter periplasmic adaptor subunit gives rise to the protein MEKTIHSAKIISGLIITGVILLSVYLKGYTSEKEKPTTKAPAAQQPTGVPVDGQVLRSESLNEEMVVSGTLMANQEVSISSELNRKVVAVYAKEGKFVNAGAILFKLDDADLIAELEQLKQQEKLVLLNERRLKELIDNEAAIQQDYDQAFTNLKVLQAKIEQLKVTLAKTSIRAPFSGNLGIVNVHTGAYVTPGSPLAVLTDNSHLKIDFAIPEKHANTLKTGDEVQYNVESNDKIYKAKIVAHDAGLDQKTRTLLMRAVSNNSSNELLPGQSARLTLRLSNTGNALMVPNQALIPSSQGYSVFVVNNNKASFKPIEVGERNAFSVHVTKGLAPGDTVITSNMLRLAPGSAVQLVSIH
- a CDS encoding ArsR/SmtB family transcription factor is translated as MEVRKVERISKALSDPSRILILQQLREKEDCLYCHEISDFIDLTQPSISHHVKQLADADLILTEKEGRNVKYKLNKLVLNEYVQFLNTLQV
- a CDS encoding efflux RND transporter permease subunit, whose product is MSAISQVSISRPVLAGVMSVLLILFGIVGYTFLGTREYPVTDSPIVMVTTVYPGASADIIASQVTKPLEEAIAEANGIRSVSSTSREQVSIITVEFELNADLEAAANDVRDKVSKSRQQLPADIEPTVVEKAGTNDILVFLTVQSKTKTLEDVTDFVNINIKERLQSIPGVRLVESYAGRKRAMRLRMDPVKLAAYGLTPLDIQTALQRENVDLPSGRIEGENTEVTLRTQGRLVTEEDFNNMILRESGGAIVRFKDVGQAIMSSQNERTAMIIYNGKTAEYGVGTGVSPQRGANSLAIVDDFTKRFEEIKKSAPKEYEIALGKDFTIPVRNSLSEVEETLLLAFALVSLIIFVFLRDWRSTVIPLLAIPVSIISAFFIMYVAGFSINVLTLLGLVLAIGLVVDDAIIVLENIYSKVEQGMSPVQAARLGSNEIYFAVISTTITLVAVFLPILFLGGLTGRLFKEFAIVVAGSVTVSAFVALTLTPMMSAYLLKSGTSHNWLYKKTEPWFIAMNNVYARSLNAFMKVRWVGIVLLLASFGVAYWLAPKLPSELAPLEDRSMIGLAVIAPEGTSFESMEQSMKQIGTYISDSIPDLNAERTYTAVAAGLGTLAQPVNGGFQWIFLKEPKERKSGLSQAQIFQKLVVASQQFRNVLIIPVQTPTIGGYGNTQPVQYVIQAPSLNGLIGVMPKLMTAVGSNKKLVFADADFKINRPEISINIDRQRAAQLGISTQSIGQTLQLALSSRRYGYFIHNDRQYEVIGQLDRKDRSAPFDLKSLYLKSGSGEMVSLDNLTKQNEGISPPAIYRYNQSYSATISATPAAGTSLGEAIQELDKITAKELPKGFTTALAGQSRDYSESSSSLIFAFVFAIVLIYLVLAAQFESLVDPFIILLTVPMALTGALLSLWFTAQTVNIFSQIGIIMLIGLITKNGILIVEFANQSKEEGSTTFEAAKIAAVSRFRPILMTTLAMIFGTLPIALSLGTASGSRQSLGIVVVGGLIFAGVLTLYVIPSIYSYLSRPLRKREEEGKAPLAEEALLHTH